In Arachis hypogaea cultivar Tifrunner chromosome 2, arahy.Tifrunner.gnm2.J5K5, whole genome shotgun sequence, a genomic segment contains:
- the LOC112729160 gene encoding uncharacterized protein yields HSTHSHSKHHCVEDLTTVYTLFLIFNGFFFFIGCSQSPRIKHDVFISFRGEDIRTSFLSHLRKELYRNHIDFFVDDEKLHPGDDISSTLIQAIEQSSISLVIFSENYAASTWCLNELEKVIQCMKRDKRIVIPVFYNVVPSDVRHQNNSFKEAFDKHQHRLKGNMMKVQSWRFALKEASNLSGFHYPSKYQDESKFIEEIVNDISEKLSYIFSIESKGLVGIDDSFTCIESLLEIESSEVRIIGIWGMGGIGKTTIAEFFFDKYSSHYEGSCMLKNVREESQKFGVLHLCEKLISELLAGESLVLKGSSKARSAFIQRKLSRKKVFIVLDDMDTFEQFKHLATQWLGPGSRIIVTTRDKHVLGKVHGIYELQGLSFENSLKLFCLNAFDKVYPEAGYEEVSKMAVNYAKGVPLALKVVGSFLYSKTIEEWESALEKLKIYPNIDIFNVLKLSFDGLDELEREIFLDIVFFFKGKNKHVVVPFLESCGFFPATGIGNLSRKALITILKDGTIEMHDLIEQMGREIVRRESIKDPGRRSRLSDPEDVYNVLNNNKGTDSVEGIMLDMSQMKRDLQLDADTFKRMPNIRFLKFYDSWWRHKESANVYVSSTLDSFPNELRYLEWSGCPVKSLPPSFCAEKLVKLSMPDSQVSKLWDGVQDLVNLKRMDLMRCEQLVELPDFTRASNLEVVRLDDCVRLRQLHPSILSIHKPEVLVVDNCKELKSLKGKVHFKSLKTLRVSGCSSLKEFSVSAEELTRLDFNGSIIDTLHASVGRLSKLVELDLSNVRLETLPNELCLLVSLMELNLQGCKQLIELPDNMKALSRLQNLNLTDCCSLRSIPELPSSITHLSATNCTSLEKLFNAETVFSLNLKSISLENCERLVDHSFLEYVHHTIMGVAIRELYDGMLHFKYLYRHLDPDSRPESPRQVFYPGRKVPSWIKYQTRESAVTVDVVADHPHYLDTLVGFILCCVVDHIPSQRGFPPIGPVGFAKWPRVIRCHSDFGYSSQFAKTSRWSSDHVCIWFTDLGQWFTELRNYNNLDGKNVTFEFKAESPEFEPLLCGWEILGCGVCPVYFSNILDVLQNTDPDFQFFYDIPPWIDWESVDELVFTLDQVKTFINQVLHLPSFQELNPPTFSGNLLKDDPQFFIDSLNKVFQVLKCPYDAAVDLATYNLRGHASDWYKTLLQSRRERRMPSLLWNEFVEIFLKRFLPTSIKEKNAADFEKLKQTPDMSVMQYENRFTELSRYAEHLVTPDIMRVKRFVQGLANPYFTALSPMVESLTYSEIVNAAYGIETELEERRANKGIGKKKRIQGTFSGESSYRGISSHQNHPQTQSIGVIHSEAASKGTSASGIRARSAFEPKSTQERIYDVSNERAIITISKYNRIEMHDLIEQMGREIVRRESIKDPGRRSRLSDPEDVYNVLNNNKGTDSVEGIMLDMSQIKRHLQLDANTFKRMPNIRFLKFCNSWRHKISASTLELFPNELRYLGWGGCPVKSLPPTFCAEKLVELYMPDSQVTKLWDGVQDLVNLKRINLRGCKQLVELPDFTQASNLEKVYLDDCARLRQLHPSILSIHKLETLSVHNCKKLKSLKGKVHLKSLKTLHVRYCSSLKEFSVSSEELTSLNFNGTIIDTLHSSVSHLSKLVEFDLSNLRLETLPNELCLLVSLEELNLEGCKQLIELPHNMKALSRLQNLNLEDCCSLRSIPELPPSIIHLSATNCTSLEKLLNAETVFSLNLMSISFENCERLDKHSFLEFVHHTMMGVAIRDLLEQMLQYRFIGYDEGWDPDSHPESNGQVFYPGSKVPSWFTYQTRECSVTVDLLADQPYRTLVGFILCCVVYHIPSQRRVRPIGPVRSAKWPPVIRCLSDLGYTKQFAKTSRWSSDHVCIWFAEVKRYNILDGKSKNVTFEFKAESFMKYYEEGRPRYEKLRYEWEVIGCGVCPVYASDIMDVFQNMDPDFRFFYDKLKRLLTKNVDPSVFTLDQVKTRMIRKMEEVEQNKKKEKELLSQDSYPFCKIPTIKEEPENISFADSYPLHGNTTQMLVIPSGSNKVPQSLDEQENQGVVQRNNSPRLSSLRRLVTKIFKH; encoded by the exons CACTCTACTCATAGTCACTCGAAACATCACTGTGTTGAAGATCTCACCACTGTCTACACTCTCTTCCTAATTTTCaatggcttcttcttctttattggaTGCTCCCAGTCTCCCAGAATCAAACATGATGTCTTCATCAGCTTCAGAGGAGAAGACATCCGCACTTCTTTTCTTAGCCATTTGAGGAAAGAGTTGTATCGTAACCATATCGATTTCTTCGTGGACGACGAGAAACTGCACCCTGGAGATGACATTTCATCCACGCTTATCCAAGCCATTGAACAGTCTTCTATTTCCTTGGTCATCTTTTCGGAAAACTATGCTGCTTCAACTTGGTGCTTGAATGAACTCGAGAAAGTAATTCAATGCATGAAACGAGATAAAAGGATTGTGATACCTGTTTTCTACAACGTTGTTCCCTCTGATGTGCGGCATCAGAATAATTCCTTTAAGGAGGCTTTTGATAAACACCAACACAGATTGAAGGGAAATATGATGAAGGTGCAAAGTTGGAGATTTGCTTTAAAGGAAGCTTCTAATTTATCTGGATTTCATTATCCATCGAAATATCA GGATGAATCTAAATTCattgaagaaattgtgaatgaTATTTCAGAGAAATTGTCATATATTTTCTCAATAGAATCCAAAGGTCTGGTTGGAATTGATGATAGTTTTACATGTATTGAATCATTATTGGAAATTGAATCGAGCGAGGTCCGAATCATAGGAATTTGGGGGATGGGAGGAATAGGTAAAACTACTATTGCTGAATTCTTTTTTGACAAATATTCTTCTCATTATGAAGGCAGTTGTATGTTGAAAAATGTAAGAGAAGAATCACAAAAGTTTGGTGTGCTTCATTTATGTGAGAAACTTATTTCTGAGTTATTAGCCGGAGAAAGCCTTGTTTTGAAAGGATCATCCAAAGCAAGATCTGCTTTTATCCAGAGAAAGTTGAGTCGAAAAAAAGTTTTCATAGTGCTTGATGATATGGATACATTTGAACAGTTTAAACATCTTGCTACACAATGGTTGGGACCAGGTAGTAGGATCATTGTAACTACCAGAGACAAGCATGTCCTTGGAAAAGTTCATGGAATATATGAGCTGCAGGGCTTGAGTTTTGAAAATTCCCTTAAGcttttttgcttgaatgcttttgaCAAAGTCTATCCTGAAGCTGGATATGAAGAGGTTTCTAAAATGGCAGTCAATTATGCAAAAGGCGTTCCATTGGCTTTAAAAGTTGTAGGTTCTTTTTTATATTCTAAAACCATAGAAGAATGGGAAAGTGCTTTGGAAAAACTCAAGATCTATCCTAATATAGACATTTTTAATGTCTTAAAATTGAGTTTTGATGGGCTAGATGAGTTAGAGCGGGAGATATTCCTCgacattgtattttttttcaaaggAAAAAACAAGCATGTTGTTGTACCATTTCTAGAATCCTGTGGTTTTTTCCCTGCTACCGGCATAGGCAACCTTTCACGTAAAGCTCTTATAACTATTTTAAAGGATGGTACAATAGAAATGCATGACTTGATAGAACAAATGGGTCGAGAAATAGTTCGTCGAGAATCAATTAAAGACCCTGGAAGACGTAGCCGCTTAAGTGACCCTGAGGATGTTTACAATGTACTGAATAATAATAAG GGAACAGACTCAGTTGAAGGCATTATGCTGGACATGTCTCAAATGAAAAGAGATCTACAATTAGATGCTGACACTTTTAAAAGGATGCCTAATATAAGGTTTCTCAAATTTTATGATTCATGGTGGAGGCACAAAGAATCAGCAAATGTGTACGTTTCTTCAACTCTTGATTCATTTCCAAACGAACTAAGATACTTGGAGTGGAGTGGCTGCCCTGTGAAGTCTCTTCCTCCAAGTTTTTGTGCTGAGAAGCTTGTTAAGCTTTCTATGCCAGATAGCCAAGTTTCTAAACTTTGGGATGGAGTTCAG GATCTTGTGAATTTAAAGAGGATGGACCTTATGCGATGTGAGCAGCTGGTGGAGCTTCCAGATTTTACTCGGGCATCAAACCTTGAAGTGGTACGCCTAGATGATTGTGTAAGGCTGCGTCAACTTCATCCATCCATTTTATCCATCCACAAACCTGAAGTCCTCGTGGTTGATAATTGCAAAGAACTGAAGAGTCTTAAAGGCAAGGTCCATTTTAAATCTCTTAAAACACTACGTGTAAGTGGGTGCTCAAGCTTGAAGGAATTTTCAGTGTCAGCAGAGGAATTAACGAGGTTGGATTTCAATGGGTCAATAATTGATACGTTGCACGCATCAGTTGGCCGTCTCAGCAAACTTGTAGAGTTAGACCTGAGTAATGTGAGACTTGAAACTCTTCCAAACGAACTGTGTCTTTTAGTATCCCTGATGGAACTAAATCTTCAAGGATGCAAACAGTTGATTGAACTCCCTGACAATATGAAAGCCTTGTCGCGGTTACAGAATCTCAATTTAACAGATTGCTGCAGCCTTCGATCTATACCGGAGCTTCCGTCATCTATTACACATTTATCTGCCACCAACTGCACATCGCTGGAGAAATTATTCAACGCAGAGACAGTATTCAGTTTAAATCTAAAGTCCATTTCATTGGAAAACTGCGAGAGGCTTGTTGATCATTCATTCTTAGAATATGTGCATCATACAATTATGGGAGTAGCAATTAGGGAGCTGTACGATGGGATGCTGCACTTTAAATATCTTTATCGTCATTTGGACCCTGATTCCCGTCCTGAATCCCCCCGCCAGGTTTTCTATCCCGGAAGAAAGGTTCCATCATGGATCAAATATCAGACAAGAGAGAGTGCGGTAACCGTTGACGTTGTTGCAGATCATCCTCATTATCTGGATACGCTAGTGGGTTTCATTTTGTGCTGTGTTGTTGATCATATTCCGTCTCAAAGAGGATTTCCTCCTATTGGTCCTGTTGGTTTTGCAAAATGGCCTCGCGTGATCCGTTGTCATTCAGATTTTGGGTACAGCAGTCAGTTTGCTAAGACGAGTAGATGGAGTTCAGACCATGTTTGTATATGGTTTACAGATCTTGGTCAATGGTTTACAGAACTTCGTAATTACAATAATTTGGATGGCAAGAATGTTACATTTGAATTCAAAGCTGAATCGCCGGAGTTTGAGCCGTTGCTATGTGGATGGGAGATCTTAGGGTGCGGGGTTTGTCCGGTATATTTCTCGAACATCCTGGATGTCTTGCAAAATACGGATCCGGATTTCCAGTTCTTTTATGATATACCGCCTTGGATAGATTGGGAGAGTGTTGATGAATTAGTTTTCACTCTTGACCAAGTGAAAACATTTATTAATCAAGTACTCCATCTCCCATCTTTTCAAGAGCTGAACCCACCCACTTTCTCTGGTAATCTTTTGAAAGATGACCCTCAATTTTTCATAGACAGCTTAAACAAAGTCTTTCAAGTCCTCAAATGTCCATATGACGCAGCGGTAGATCTGGCTACATATAATTTAAGAGGACATGCTTCTGACTGGTATAAAACACTTCTTCAAAGTAGAAGGGAACGCCGAATGCCATCGCTATTGTGGAATGAGTTTGTTGAGATCTTTTTGAAAAGATTTCTTCCTACTAGTATAAAGGAGAAGAATGCTGCTGATTTTGAGAAGTTAAAACAAACTCCTGATATGTCTGTAATGCAGTATGAGAATCGTTTCACTGAACTTTCTAGATATGCTGAGCACTTAGTGACTCCGGATATCATGAGAGTCAAGAGATTTGTTCAAGGACTAGCAAATCCATACTTCACTGCTCTTTCACCCATGGTGGAGAGTTTGACTTATTCAGAAATTGTGAATGCTGCTTATGGTATTGAAACTGAATTAGAGGAAAGGAGAGCTAACAAAGGCATTGGCAAAAAGAAAAGGATACAAGGAACATTTTCTGGAGAATCAAGCTATAGGGGTATATCAAGTCATCAGAATCACCCACAAACACAATCAATTGGGGTTATCCATTCTGAAGCTGCTTCAAAGGGTACCTCAGCCTCAGGGATTCGAGCTAGGAGTGCATTTGAACCAA AATCCACCCAAGAAAGGATATATGATGTGAGTAATGAGAGAGCTATTATAACGATTTCAAAGTATAATAGAATAGAAATGCATGACTTGATAGAACAAATGGGTCGAGAAATAGTTCGTCGAGAATCAATTAAAGACCCTGGAAGACGTAGCCGCTTAAGTGACCCTGAGGATGTCTACAATGTACTGAATAATAATAAG GGAACAGACTCAGTTGAAGGCATTATGCTGGACATGTCTCAAATTAAAAGACATCTACAATTAGATGCTAACACTTTTAAAAGGATGCCTAATATAAGGTTTCTCAAATTTTGTAATTCATGGAGGCACAAAATATCAGCTTCAACTCTCGAGTTGTTTCCAAATGAACTAAGATACTTGGGGTGGGGTGGCTGCCCTGTGAAGTCTCTTCCCCCAACTTTTTGTGCTGAGAAGCTTGTTGAGCTTTATATGCCGGATAGCCAAGTTACTAAACTTTGGGATGGAGTTCAG GATCTTGTAAATTTGAAGAGGATTAACCTTAGGGGATGTAAGCAGCTGGTGGAGCTTCCAGATTTTACTCAGGCATCAAACCTTGAAAAGGTATACCTAGATGATTGTGCAAGGCTGCGTCAACTTCATCCATCCATTTTATCCATCCACAAGCTTGAAACCTTGAGTGTTCATAATTGCAAAAAACTGAAGAGTCTTAAAGGCAAGGTTCATTTGAAATCTCTTAAAACACTACATGTTCGTTACTGCTCAAGCTTGAAGGAATTTTCTGTGTCATCAGAGGAACTAACGAGTTTGAATTTCAATGGGACAATAATTGATACGTTGCACTCATCAGTTAGCCATCTCAGCAAACTTGTCGAGTTTGATCTCAGTAATTTGAGACTTGAAACTCTTCCAAACGAACTGTGTCTCTTAGTATCCCTTGAGGAACTAAATCTTGAAGGATGCAAACAGTTGATTGAACTCCCTCACAATATGAAAGCCTTGTCGCGGTTACAGAATCTCAACTTAGAAGATTGCTGCAGCCTCCGATCCATACCAGAGCTTCCGCCATCTATCATACATTTATCTGCCACCAACTGCACATCGCTGGAGAAATTATTGAATGCAGAGACAGTATTCAGTTTAAATCTAATGTCCATCTCATTTGAAAACTGCGAGAGGCTTGACAAGCATTCATTCTTAGAATTTGTGCATCATACAATGATGGGAGTAGCAATTAGAGACCTGTTGGAACAGATGCTGCAATATAGATTTATTGGTTATGATGAAGGTTGGGACCCTGATTCCCATCCTGAATCCAACGGTCAGGTTTTCTATCCCGGAAGCAAGGTTCCATCATGGTTCACATATCAGACAAGAGAGTGTTCAGTAACTGTTGACCTTCTTGCAGATCAACCTTATCGAACGCTAGTGGGTTTCATTTTGTGCTGTGTTGTTTATCATATTCCTTCTCAAAGAAGAGTTCGTCCTATTGGTCCTGTTCGTTCTGCAAAATGGCCTCCCGTGATCCGTTGTCTGTCAGATTTAGGGTACACCAAACAGTTTGCTAAGACAAGCAGATGGAGTTCAGACCATGTTTGTATATGGTTTGCAGAAGTTAAACGTTACAATATATTGGATGGCAAGAGCAAGAATGTTACATTTGAATTCAAAGCTGAATCTTTTATGAAATATTATGAAGAAGGCAGGCCGCGCTATGAGAAGTTGCGATATGAATGGGAGGTCATAGGGTGCGGGGTTTGTCCGGTATATGCCTCTGACATCATGGATGTCTTCCAAAATATGGATCCGGATTTCCGGTTCTTTTATGATAAACTGAAGCGGTTACTTACGAAGAATGTTGATCCATCAGTTTTCACTCTTGATCAAGTGAAAACACGGATGATTCGCAAGATGGAAGAGGTAGAGCagaacaagaagaaagaaaaggaattaTTGTCCCAAGACTCTTATCCCTTTTGTAAGATTCCGACAATAAAAGAAGAACCAGAAAATATCTCGTTTGCAGATTCATATCCCCTTCATGGTAATACAACTCAAATGCTGGTGATTCCATCGGGATCAAATAAAGTACCTCAGAGCCTTGATGAACAAGAAAACCAAGGCGTTGTTCAAAGAAACAATTCGCCCCGGTTATCTTCATTGAGGCGCTTGGTAACCAAAATATTTAAACATTGA
- the LOC140180438 gene encoding protein FAR-RED IMPAIRED RESPONSE 1-like isoform X2 yields the protein MSIRRTIENNEEAGIRLSKTYQSFVAAAGGHRELNFIEKDVRNYITREVRNVSEQEDAKEFGKYFLRMKEKNPNFFFELELEEDQSIKLAFWADARSRAAFEYFGDAISFDTTYNTNRVNPHGQSTLLGCSLMKNEEIESFKWLFQCWLRCMGGNAPKGFLTDQCASMKRVLEACMPTTVHRWCIWHIMKKIPSKLNGYKGHADIEQEMSQVVWNSHSKDSFDRNWNDFLLNFGLVDNKWLSDLYEDRHIWVPIYLDHHFWAGMRSTQRSESMHSFFNKYITRNSSLIQFVKQYDNCLGSREQAERESDAADFHTVIPCATKSSIEAQFQDAYTHAKFREVQAQFRGKANCITRLKNSALGYSVYEVGEQVSSSIFNKFAATYDSVAAEVKCQCLLFESRGILCRHALSVFEQVSQVSPRYILERWSKKVKRRHTHIKSIHDEPLMEPRCKRFDQLVFRSQNICEFASKSEELTTILHRAYDNVMAEMESLKAKRKGTSSLSHEDANLESVNELQSPPRIRTRGRPKNRLGSKLDKQIANATKKKKTKVLSEINLFDAASAVHSNSSQYQ from the exons atgtccattcgtcgtacgatagagaataacgaggaggctggTATCAGActaagcaaaacctaccaatcatttgttgcggctgccggtggtcaccgcgagttaaattttatcgaaaaagacgtgaggaattacattaccagggaagtgcggaatgtttccgaacaagaagatgcaaaggaattcgggaaatatttcttaagaatgaaagagaagaatccgaatttcttttttgagctcgaactcgaggaggatcaatcgattaagctggctttttgggccgatgcaagaagcagagctgcctttgagtatttcggagatgccatttcattcgacaccacctacaatacaaacag GGTGAATCCCCACGGTcaatcaacacttctcggatgctctttgatgaagaacgaagaaattgaatcattcaaatggttatttcaatgctggcttcgttgcatgggaggaaacgctccgaaagggtttctcaccgatcagtgcgcatcaatgaaaagggttttagaggcctgtatgccaacaacagttcaccgttggtgtatttggcacatcatgaagaagattccaagcaaactAAACGGAtacaagggacatgccgatattgaacaagaaatgagccaagttgtttggaactctcatagcaaagactcattcgataggaattggaatgattttctgctgaattttggtcttgtggacaacaagtggctttcag atctgtacgaagaccgtcacatctgggttcctatctatctggatcaccacttctgggcagggatgagaagcacacaaaggagcgagagcatgcattcattttttaacaagtatatcacccggaacagctcgcttattcagttcgtcaaacaatacgataattgcctcggaagcagggagcaagcagagagagaatcagatgctgcagattttcatacggtcataccgtgtgcaaccaaatcctccattgaagctcagtttcaagatgcgtacactcatgcaaagtttagggaagtccaagcgcaattcagaggaaaggcgaattgcatcaccagattaaagaattccgctctaggctattcagtatacgaagtcggagaacaagtttccagctcaatattcaacaagttcgcggctacttacgactcagttgcagccgaggtaaaatgccaatgcttattattcgagtcgagagggatactgtgccgtcacgcactaagcgtgttcgaacaagtaagccaagtgtcacctagatatatactggaacgatggagcaagaaggtaaagaggcgacacacacacatcaagagcatccacgacgagccactgatggagccaagatgcaagaggttcgaccaattggtttttcgttcgcaaaatatttgcgaatttgcatccaaatcggaggagctgactacaattctgcaccgtgcgtacgataacgtcatggccgagatggaatcattaaaagccaaaaggaaggggacatcttctttatcccacgaagacgccaacttagaatccgttaacgagcttcaaagcccgccaaggattcgaacaagaggacgtccaaaaaataggctaggttcaaagctggacaaacagattgcaaatgccacaaagaagaagaagacgaaagttttaagcgag ataaacctgtttgatgctgcatcagcggtgcattcaaattccagccaatatcaatga
- the LOC140180438 gene encoding protein FAR-RED IMPAIRED RESPONSE 1-like isoform X1 — protein MSIRRTIENNEEAGIRLSKTYQSFVAAAGGHRELNFIEKDVRNYITREVRNVSEQEDAKEFGKYFLRMKEKNPNFFFELELEEDQSIKLAFWADARSRAAFEYFGDAISFDTTYNTNRYNLVCGSFVRVNPHGQSTLLGCSLMKNEEIESFKWLFQCWLRCMGGNAPKGFLTDQCASMKRVLEACMPTTVHRWCIWHIMKKIPSKLNGYKGHADIEQEMSQVVWNSHSKDSFDRNWNDFLLNFGLVDNKWLSDLYEDRHIWVPIYLDHHFWAGMRSTQRSESMHSFFNKYITRNSSLIQFVKQYDNCLGSREQAERESDAADFHTVIPCATKSSIEAQFQDAYTHAKFREVQAQFRGKANCITRLKNSALGYSVYEVGEQVSSSIFNKFAATYDSVAAEVKCQCLLFESRGILCRHALSVFEQVSQVSPRYILERWSKKVKRRHTHIKSIHDEPLMEPRCKRFDQLVFRSQNICEFASKSEELTTILHRAYDNVMAEMESLKAKRKGTSSLSHEDANLESVNELQSPPRIRTRGRPKNRLGSKLDKQIANATKKKKTKVLSEINLFDAASAVHSNSSQYQ, from the exons atgtccattcgtcgtacgatagagaataacgaggaggctggTATCAGActaagcaaaacctaccaatcatttgttgcggctgccggtggtcaccgcgagttaaattttatcgaaaaagacgtgaggaattacattaccagggaagtgcggaatgtttccgaacaagaagatgcaaaggaattcgggaaatatttcttaagaatgaaagagaagaatccgaatttcttttttgagctcgaactcgaggaggatcaatcgattaagctggctttttgggccgatgcaagaagcagagctgcctttgagtatttcggagatgccatttcattcgacaccacctacaatacaaacag gtataatttggtctgcGGTTCTTTTGTCAGGGTGAATCCCCACGGTcaatcaacacttctcggatgctctttgatgaagaacgaagaaattgaatcattcaaatggttatttcaatgctggcttcgttgcatgggaggaaacgctccgaaagggtttctcaccgatcagtgcgcatcaatgaaaagggttttagaggcctgtatgccaacaacagttcaccgttggtgtatttggcacatcatgaagaagattccaagcaaactAAACGGAtacaagggacatgccgatattgaacaagaaatgagccaagttgtttggaactctcatagcaaagactcattcgataggaattggaatgattttctgctgaattttggtcttgtggacaacaagtggctttcag atctgtacgaagaccgtcacatctgggttcctatctatctggatcaccacttctgggcagggatgagaagcacacaaaggagcgagagcatgcattcattttttaacaagtatatcacccggaacagctcgcttattcagttcgtcaaacaatacgataattgcctcggaagcagggagcaagcagagagagaatcagatgctgcagattttcatacggtcataccgtgtgcaaccaaatcctccattgaagctcagtttcaagatgcgtacactcatgcaaagtttagggaagtccaagcgcaattcagaggaaaggcgaattgcatcaccagattaaagaattccgctctaggctattcagtatacgaagtcggagaacaagtttccagctcaatattcaacaagttcgcggctacttacgactcagttgcagccgaggtaaaatgccaatgcttattattcgagtcgagagggatactgtgccgtcacgcactaagcgtgttcgaacaagtaagccaagtgtcacctagatatatactggaacgatggagcaagaaggtaaagaggcgacacacacacatcaagagcatccacgacgagccactgatggagccaagatgcaagaggttcgaccaattggtttttcgttcgcaaaatatttgcgaatttgcatccaaatcggaggagctgactacaattctgcaccgtgcgtacgataacgtcatggccgagatggaatcattaaaagccaaaaggaaggggacatcttctttatcccacgaagacgccaacttagaatccgttaacgagcttcaaagcccgccaaggattcgaacaagaggacgtccaaaaaataggctaggttcaaagctggacaaacagattgcaaatgccacaaagaagaagaagacgaaagttttaagcgag ataaacctgtttgatgctgcatcagcggtgcattcaaattccagccaatatcaatga